Proteins encoded by one window of Salvia splendens isolate huo1 chromosome 7, SspV2, whole genome shotgun sequence:
- the LOC121741211 gene encoding cytochrome P450 87A3-like has product MFPPLVYVTIILIIALLNWLYSWRNPRCNGVLPPGSMGWPLLGESFSFFSQNTSFGIPPFVKDRMQRYGPVFKTSLVGRPVIVSTDADLNYLVFQQEGQLFQSWYPDTFTEIFGRQNVGSLHGFMYKYLKNMVLKLFGPESLKKMLLDVEQAANVSLKRWSTEGVVDVKEATAKMIFDLTAKKLISYDSESSSENLRKSFVAFIQGLISFPLDIPGTAYHKCLKGRKQAMRLLKSMLQERRERPRKVQGDFFDYVLEELQREDTVLTEAIALDLMFVLLFASFETTSLALTLATKLLSDHPLVLKQMREEHDAIIKQKGDADSGLTWSDYKSMKFTFQVINETVRLANIVPGIFRKTLRETKFKGYTIPAGWAVMVCPPAVHLDPSKYKDPLDFNPWRWEGVDTNGASKNFMAFGGGMRFCVGTDFTKVQMAVFLHCLVAKYKWDPIKGGNILRTPGLQFPDGFHIQLSERD; this is encoded by the exons ATGTTTCCGCCACTTGTGTATGTGACAATCATATTGATTATAGCCTTACTAAACTGGCTCTACAGCTGGAGAAATCCAAGGTGCAATGGAGTACTCCCACCTGGCTCCATGGGGTGGCCTCTTCTTGGAGAATCCTTCAGCTTCTTTTCCCAAAACACTAGTTTTGGCATTCCTCCTTTTGTCAAGGACAGGATGCAAAG ATATGGACCTGTGTTCAAGACTAGCTTGGTGGGAAGGCCGGTGATAGTCTCGACGGATGCAGATCTCAACTACCTGGTTTTCCAGCAAGAGGGGCAGCTGTTCCAGAGCTGGTATCCAGACACATTCACTGAGATATTTGGGAGGCAGAATGTTGGCTCATTGCATGGATTCATGTACAAGTACCTCAAGAACATGGTGCTCAAGCTCTTCGGCCCCGAGAGCTTGAAGAAGATGCTTCTGGATGTCGAGCAGGCTGCCAACGTGAGCTTGAAGAGATGGTCTACGGAGGGCGTTGTTGATGTCAAGGAAGCAACTGCAAAG ATGATCTTTGACCTCACAGCAAAGAAGCTGATTAGCTATGATTCCGAATCGTCTTCTGAGAATCTGAGGAAAAGCTTTGTAGCTTTCATACAAGGCTTGATCTCATTTCCACTTGACATTCCTGGCACAGCATATCACAAATGCTTAAAG GGGAGGAAGCAGGCGATGAGGTTGCTGAAGAGCATGCTGCAGGAGAGGCGGGAGAGGCCGAGGAAAGTGCAAGGCGATTTCTTCGACTATGTGTTGGAGGAGCTGCAGAGGGAGGACACAGTGCTGACAGAGGCCATTGCGTTGGATTTGATGTTTGTGTTGCTTTTCGCTAGCTTTGAGACCACTTCTTTGGCTCTCACTCTTGCTACGAAGCTTCTCTCAGATCATCCTTTGGTTTTGAAGCAAATGAGG GAGGAGCACGATGCGATTATTAAACAGAAGGGGGATGCAGATTCTGGGCTGACATGGAGTGACTACAAGTCTATGAAATTCACATTTCAG GTGATCAATGAAACAGTGAGGCTTGCAAATATAGTGCCTGGGATTTTCAGGAAGACATTGAGAGAGACCAAATTTAAAG GGTATACTATTCCAGCCGGGTGGGCCGTGATGGTATGCCCACCGGCTGTGCACTTGGACCCGAGCAAGTACAAGGACCCCCTCGACTTCAATCCATGGCGGTGGGAG GGAGTTGACACGAATGGGGCCTCGAAGAACTTCATGGCGTTTGGAGGGGGAATGAGGTTCTGTGTGGGAACGGACTTCACGAAGGTGCAAATGGCCGTGTTTCTACATTGCCTCGTCGCCAAATACAA ATGGGATCCAATCAAAGGAGGAAATATTCTACGAACTCCGGGATTGCAGTTTCCAGATGGATTTCACATTCAACTTTCTGAAAGAGATTGA
- the LOC121740907 gene encoding uncharacterized protein LOC121740907 has protein sequence MLESESESKKPRERDKRQECEVQKSRESGWGERKEKYQMREKPQAQVSKGCLLDSKANLGWAPSEPLPLALGEENKFLPTNTTCMSSCVDDFVVSKVEDMEVKYQVAHSLETMSPEKDQEERGQVDKLLAQGSSALSLSTCDDSLSVITLEKSLCVDRFVNDDLCKKWAHELESLDVKSIFASHVDSFGLNTSIDRHDYSLVKSTLDVGVTSFRAKMPKLSFVGNFELHEYVDENSRTKGSDMGSDFRTRCWLCFQCKVVKPFNGIGVFYGRFVKDFSTHMSLVDCVVFNGVRIHFFYSWGLKLLEQLCRAYFDKFHMHGVVSCLHVVHSGLWTRYSLIFDNLLKLLGQWNEIHFDELGLLVDTLFCKLDVSCDEPTLYVGQEFVNLWKSIPYLSKNDVLMIIDGLPLYDLEVRDFVLRLFLVIFNYAQYEDHFLCPFSPNGNAKSFVKIFKNLGIDSVGMIEPNRNKVLGACVFWHVSCFYCMSIKPFNVIGMFYGSFIKDFVSNGLVWDSIVKECIGLCAPTSSADILKLFEYWHEGYLDELDVFCYGDRYLKCSNILGHMLAIENVYLHENLHLSIGKRNRCFVFLNEIGSFDHIDMHVRIIHDKGLENVMNWLMLGFYYASINPINGVVRAGGI, from the exons atgctTGAGAGTGAAAGTGAGTCTAAAAAGCCAAGAGAGCGTGATAAAAGACAAGAGTGTGAGGTGCAAAAGTCAAGAGAGAGTGGTTGGggtgagagaaaagaaaaatatcaaatgaGAGAAAAACCACAAGCACAAGTGAGTAAAGGGTGTTTGTTAGATTCTAAGGCCAACCTTGGGTGGGCACCAAGTGAACCTTTGCCTCTTGCCCTTGGTGAGGAAAATAAGTTTttacccactaacactacttgtATGTCTTCTTGTGTTGATGACTTTGTAGTGAGTAAAGTTGAAGACATGGAAGTGAAGTATCAAGTTGCACATAGCTTGGAAACTATGTCCCCGGAAAAGGATCAAGAGGAACGAGGGCAAGTGGATAAACTCCTTGCCCAAGGTTCAAGTGCACTATCTTTATCTACTTGTGATGATTCATTGAGTGTGATTACATTAGAAAAGTCCCTTTGTGTTGATAGATTTGTTAATGATGATTTATGTAAAAAGTGGGCTCATGAGCTTGAATCTTTGGATGTTAAATCTATTTTTGCCTCACATGTTGATTCTTTTGGGTTAAATACTAGCATTGATAGACACGACTACTCACTTGTGAAATCTACCTTGGATGTTGGAGTGACTTCCTTTCGTGCCAAGATGCCTAAGCTTTCATTTGTTGGTAACTTTGAGCTTCATGAGTATGTAGATGAGAATAGTAGGACGAAGGGAAGTGACATGGGTAGTGACTTTAGAACTCGGTGTTGGCTATGTTTTCAATGCAAGGTGGTTAAACCCTTCAATGGGATTGGAGTGTTCTATGGCCGTTTTGTGAAGGATTTTTCCACTCATATGTCTCTTGTAGATTGTGTTGTGTTTAATGGCGTAAGGATACATTTTTTCTATAGTTGGGGCCTAAAGTTGTTGGAGCAATTGTGTAGAGCCTATTTTGATAAGTTTCATATGCATGGTGTTGTGTCTTGTCTCCATGTTGTGCATAGTGGTTTATGGACACGTTACTCCCTCATTTTTGATAATCTCTTGAAATTGTTGGGACAATGGAATGAAATCCATTTTGATGAACTTGGTTTGTTGGTTGATACACTTTTTTGCAAACTTGATGTGAGTTGTGATGAACCTACTTTATATGTTGGACAAGAGTTTGTCAATTTGTGGAAGAGTATTCCTTATTTGAGCAAGAATGATGTgttaatgattattgatggtctTCCCTTGTATGATCTTGAGGTTAGAGATTTTGTGCTTAGACTTTTCTTGGTGATATTCAACTATGCACAATATGAAGACCATTTCTTGTGTCCCTTTAGCCCTAATGGGAATGCCAAATCTTTTGTAAAGATATTCAAGAATTTGGGCATAGATAGTGTAGGGATGATTGAGCCAAATAGAAACAAAGTGCTTGGGGCATGTGTGTTTTGGCATGTTAGTTGCTTTTATTGCATGTCAATTAAGCCTTTCAACGTAATTGGGATGTTTTATGGTTCTTTTATTAAAGACTTTGTTTCTAATGGTCTTGTTTGGGATTCCATTGTAAAAGAATGTATAGGCTTATGTGCACCCACATCTAGTGccgatattttgaaattatttgagtattgGCATGAAGGATATCTTGATGAgcttgatgtattttgttatggTGATCGCTATTTGAAGTGTTCTAATATCCTTGGTCACATGTTAGCTATTGAGAATGTCTATTTGCATGAAAACCTACATTTGTCGATTGGTAAGAGGAATAGATGTTTTGTATTCTTGAATGAGATTGGCTCATTTGACCATATTGATATGCATGTTAGAATCATCCACGACAAGGGACTTGAGAATGTGATGAATTGGCTTATGCTTGGTTTCTATTATGCATCAATTAACCCAATCAATGGAGTG GTACGCGCGGGcgggatttga